In Thermoanaerobacterium xylanolyticum LX-11, the genomic window AAGGCACTTTCATAATAAATGGTGCAGAGCGTGTCATCGTCAGTCAGTTGGTGAGATCGCCAGGAGTATATTACGAACAACAGTTTGATAAATTAGGGAAAAAGCTATTTTTTGCAACTGTTATACCAAATAGAGGTGCATGGCTGGAATACGAAGAAGATTCAAATGATATCTTTTCTGTTAGAATAGACAGGACGAGGAAAGTTCCAATTACTGTTTTTTTAAGGGCTTTAGGTTATGGGACAGATGCACAGATATTAGATCTTTTTGGAGAAGATGAAAGGATAAAAGCAACACTTGATAAAGATACTACGAAATCTGAAGAAGAAGGTTTGCTTGAGGTATATAAAAGATTGAGGCCTGGTGAACCACCTACAGTTGAAAGCGCTAAAAGTTTGTTATACTCTTTATTCTTTGATCCAAAAAGATACGACCTCGCGCATGTTGGTCGTTATAAATTTAATAAAAAGCTTGCACTAAGTTCAAGGCTGACAAATCAAAAGGCTGCTACAAAGATAGTTAATCCACTGACGGGTGAAATCATTGTTGAGGAAGGTCAAAGAATATCAAGAGAGACTGCTAAAAAAATCCAGGATTGCGGTATAAATGAAGTTGAAGTGCTTGTTGAAGGAAGACCAGTGAAGATAATTGGCAATAATACTGTTGATATTAATGAATATCCGCTTTCTTTTGATGTTTCAGATCTAAAGATAAAAGAGAAAGTTCATTTGACTGTTTTAAAAGAGATCCTTAATAATTTTTCAAGCGAAGATGAGATAAAAAATGAGATAAGAAGAAGATTGGACGAATTAATACCTAAACATATTACTAAAGATGATATAATTGCTTCTGTAAATTACAATTTAAATCTTTCCTACGGTGTTGGATTTGTTGATGATATTGATCACCTTGGGAATAGAAGGCTTAGATCAGTTGGCGAATTGCTTCAAAATCAGTTTAGAATAGGTCTATCAAGGATGGAAAGAGTAGTTAGGGAAAGAATGACTATACAGGATGTCAGCGAAATTACTGCTCAAAATTTGATAAATATTAGGCCTGTTGTTGCTGCAATTAAGGAGTTTTTTGGAAGTTCACAGCTTTCACAGTTTATGGATCAGACAAATCCCCTTGCAGAGCTGACTCACAAGAGAAGATTAAGTGCATTAGGTCCTGGAGGACTAAGTAGAGAAAGAGCCGGAATGGAAGTTAGGGATGTCCATCACACGCATTACAGCAGGATGTGTCCTATAGAAACGCCTGAAGGACCAAACATAGGACTTATAGGTTCTCTTGCTACATATGCAAGGATTAATGAATATGGATTTATTGAAGCTCCTTATAGAAAAGTGGATAAATCGACAGGTAAAGTTCTCAATGAGATTGTGTATATGACTGCAGATGTGGAAGATGAATATGTAATCGCTCAAGCAGATGAGCCTCTTGATGAAGAAAATAGATTTATAAATGAGAGAGTTACAGTCCGCTCAAAAGACGATATTTTGTCAGTGCCCAGAGAAGAAGTGGATTTTATGGATGTTTCACCGAAACAGGTGGTTTCTGTCGCTACCGCAATGATTCCTTTTTTGGAAAATGACGATGCAAACAGGGCTCTGATGGGTTCAAACATGCGGAGGCAGGCTGTTCCGCTTCTTGTTCCGCAGGCACCTATCGTTGGAACTGGAATTGAGTACAAAGCTGCCAGGGATTCAGGTGTTGTAAATATTGCCAGAAACAGTGGGATAGTAGAAAGAGTTACAGCAGATAAAATAGTCATAAAGACAGATGATGGAAGACGAGACGAGTACGAACTTCTTAAATTTAAGAGGTCAAACCAGGGAACTTGCATAAATTGTAGACCGATAGTAAATGAAGGGGATCGTGTTGAAAAAGGACAGGTTATAAGCGATGGACCTTCTACAGAGTTGGGTGAAATTGCACTTGGACGCAATGTATTGGTTGGATTTATGCCTTGGGAAGGTTACAATTACGAGGATGCTATTTTAATTAGCGAAGAACTTGTAAAAGAAGATGCTCTTACATCTATCCATATTGAGGAATACGAATCAGAAGCCAGAGATACGAAATTAGGACCTGAAGAAATAACAAGGGATATTCCCAATGTTGGCGAAGAAGCATTAAAGGATTTAGACGAG contains:
- the rpoB gene encoding DNA-directed RNA polymerase subunit beta, whose translation is MLHPVDAGYKKRMSFARIEEVLDMPNLIEVQKNSYKWFLEEGLREVFRDISPIESFTGNLSLEFLDYKLDDNPKYSVEECKDRDTTYAAPMKVKVRLTNRDTGEIKESEVFMGDFPLMTDKGTFIINGAERVIVSQLVRSPGVYYEQQFDKLGKKLFFATVIPNRGAWLEYEEDSNDIFSVRIDRTRKVPITVFLRALGYGTDAQILDLFGEDERIKATLDKDTTKSEEEGLLEVYKRLRPGEPPTVESAKSLLYSLFFDPKRYDLAHVGRYKFNKKLALSSRLTNQKAATKIVNPLTGEIIVEEGQRISRETAKKIQDCGINEVEVLVEGRPVKIIGNNTVDINEYPLSFDVSDLKIKEKVHLTVLKEILNNFSSEDEIKNEIRRRLDELIPKHITKDDIIASVNYNLNLSYGVGFVDDIDHLGNRRLRSVGELLQNQFRIGLSRMERVVRERMTIQDVSEITAQNLINIRPVVAAIKEFFGSSQLSQFMDQTNPLAELTHKRRLSALGPGGLSRERAGMEVRDVHHTHYSRMCPIETPEGPNIGLIGSLATYARINEYGFIEAPYRKVDKSTGKVLNEIVYMTADVEDEYVIAQADEPLDEENRFINERVTVRSKDDILSVPREEVDFMDVSPKQVVSVATAMIPFLENDDANRALMGSNMRRQAVPLLVPQAPIVGTGIEYKAARDSGVVNIARNSGIVERVTADKIVIKTDDGRRDEYELLKFKRSNQGTCINCRPIVNEGDRVEKGQVISDGPSTELGEIALGRNVLVGFMPWEGYNYEDAILISEELVKEDALTSIHIEEYESEARDTKLGPEEITRDIPNVGEEALKDLDERGIIRIGAEVTAGDILVGKVTPKGETELTAEERLLRAIFGEKAREVRDTSLRVPHGEGGIVVDVKVYTRENGDELPPGVNEMVRVFIAQKRKISVGDKMAGRHGNKGVVSRILPVEDMPFLPDGTPLQICLNPLGVPSRMNIGQVLEVHLGLAAKALGWYMATPVFDGAHEEDIQELLEKAGFSPDGKIQLYDGRTGEPFDHPVTVGYMYMLKLHHLVDDKMHARSTGPYSLVTQQPLGGKAQFGGQRFGEMEVWALEAYGAAHTLQEILTVKSDDITGRVKTYESIVKGENIPEPGVPESFKVLVKELQSLCLDVKVLTEDNQEVALKEFEDDDDDDISEDTININIEGREDAPPEVNYGEEFNEDFDEDKDAFDDLNFEPNDIDFGDSDSFDDDYDL